The following are encoded together in the Tatumella ptyseos genome:
- the lpxK gene encoding tetraacyldisaccharide 4'-kinase: MIERLWSGQSPIWRLLLPLSWLYGLITAGIRLAYRCGLKKSWKAPIPVVVVGNLTAGGNGKTPVVIWLVEQLQLRGLNPAVVSRGYGGKAPHYPLLLDTQTPAAQAGDEPVLIYQRTGAPVAVSPQRSEAIQALMRVHKNISVIITDDGLQHYALQRDIEIVVIDGERRFGNGWWLPAGPMRERASRLASVDAIITNGGKAHGGEIPMRLVPRQWINLATGQSLPLTALVDKPTVAFAGIGYPPRFFSTLHAQGIYPQQEYAFDDHQTYRVEDIAALASDDQAVLMTEKDAVKCRSFALDSWWYLPVEAQLPQADADLLLNKILALLPTAH; the protein is encoded by the coding sequence ATGATTGAGCGCTTATGGAGTGGCCAATCGCCCATATGGCGGCTACTTTTGCCGCTATCTTGGCTCTATGGCCTTATCACAGCGGGTATCCGTTTAGCCTATCGTTGTGGACTTAAGAAAAGCTGGAAAGCGCCGATTCCAGTTGTTGTGGTTGGTAACCTCACCGCAGGGGGTAATGGTAAAACCCCTGTCGTCATTTGGTTGGTTGAACAATTACAACTGCGCGGCCTTAACCCTGCGGTCGTTTCTCGCGGTTATGGTGGGAAAGCGCCGCATTATCCTTTACTCCTCGATACTCAGACACCCGCCGCTCAAGCGGGTGATGAGCCGGTACTGATTTATCAACGAACGGGTGCTCCTGTGGCAGTTTCTCCGCAACGCAGCGAGGCGATTCAAGCGTTGATGCGGGTACATAAAAATATATCAGTCATTATTACGGATGATGGATTGCAGCATTACGCTTTACAGCGCGATATTGAGATTGTGGTGATAGATGGCGAACGGCGTTTTGGTAATGGCTGGTGGCTTCCTGCAGGACCAATGCGTGAGCGCGCTTCACGTTTAGCCAGTGTTGACGCGATAATTACTAACGGCGGTAAAGCGCATGGGGGGGAGATCCCAATGCGTCTGGTACCGCGCCAGTGGATTAATTTGGCCACGGGTCAGTCACTCCCCTTAACTGCGTTAGTTGATAAACCCACAGTGGCCTTCGCCGGGATTGGTTATCCGCCGCGTTTCTTCTCAACATTGCATGCTCAAGGAATCTATCCACAGCAAGAATATGCTTTTGACGATCATCAGACTTACCGCGTTGAAGATATCGCTGCATTAGCGAGCGATGATCAGGCCGTTCTGATGACGGAGAAGGATGCGGTAAAATGTCGCTCTTTTGCGTTAGACAGTTGGTGGTATCTACCCGTGGAAGCGCAATTACCACAAGCTGACGCAGACCTACTACTGAACAAAATACTGGCATTACTACCGACTGCCCATTAA